The Elaeis guineensis isolate ETL-2024a chromosome 12, EG11, whole genome shotgun sequence sequence tctccctccatccactcatgattttgtaatgaagtctctcaaccgcaaatggaaagaatataaagcacaattgaagaaggactatatgagacagggtatgacagaggaggaggttgctaggaattgtcctcctgatgtaccccctcatcagtggatggagttggttcattactggttctccgagagggcacaggtatattatctgtttattatctttttttcttaaatattttataaaaatattgatttttattatatattgtatatataacaagttctttactttattttacagacttattctgctattggtagagctgcacgagcagctcagtctgttcctcatacatcggggtcgaagagttatgcacgactccgacaggagtttgtatgttccttaaactttcataattaacttttaatttttatgttcaaatatttatataactaatatcattatgtatcgtggaccatgtctgtatcatgatactcatatatttttttaaattatcataactgtttgcttaaaattgaaattatttgtgtaggaggatgagcatgggagggaacccggacaagtggaattttaccggatgactcatactcatcaggatggtacttttgttcgagatgagtcgagagatttatatgtacggcattgttaatattatattttttgcaatgatttaaatttaattttgttagctattaatgtataactcttgttttcaaaaaaaatacaggagagggctacatctctcattgcggagcgtgacgacgagtccgcagcatctacgcagcagagccgtatcgaggccgaggtattcacagagttgatgggaccagagcgctacggccgagtgaggggttatggagtaggagtcacccccactcagttatctgaggttagtagatatacgcagcatgctgcaacagatgctcaggattcacgcgttcgcagactcgaggtggagatacaggagattagacagagtcgtgccgctgagatggaggagatgcgacagagccgtgccgagatgcaggccatgaggggacagattgatcgccttacatctttattagagatgtatggttcatctcaggtaaacacataatattaaatatatatttttgtattaatttaatgatttatatattttatttatagatatgcaaatcatgcttttgatatattttttgtaggctcctggcatatcaggcacccatcgagatagcggcacgtcacgtggagacaacgacgaccatccgcctgcagattgatgttattttatttttgttgtatttttatatttatttatattactcttgattgtaatggacgattagtactttatttttatttatataaaatattgtcttttggtttgattaaattttctatttcagcttgcttttgatgtgaatgatggtgattgtacaggtgtgaatgtgaatgtggtgattgtacatgtttattgtattgtacaggtgatgtgaatgatggtgattgtacaggtgtgaatgtgaatgtggtgattgtacatgtttattgtattgtacaggtgtgatatgatttcgtacaggaatgtattgtattattttttttttaaataatatttatatttttttttcctcttaaaacctttaacgacgcttataagcgtcgttaaatttgtcttttgcgacgctttaaagcgtcgtaaatttttacattaacggcgcttataagcgtcgttaaatttgtcttttgcgacgctttaaagagtcgtaaagatttacattaacgacgctttaaagcgtcgttaagaaaaatttaacgacgctttaaagcgtcgttaatgtaaatatttacgacgctttaaagcgtcgttaaaaaataacgacgcttttacAAAGCGTCGGCGATATTCGTCCCCACTCTTGCATAGTCgacgctttgccgacgcttttcgaagcgtcgtaaagccgaatagcgacgctttaaagcgtcgttaatgaccattaatagcgtcgttaatggCCATTTTTCCTGTAGTGAATCATTTTAAATTCATTTTTTGCAATCATGAGTCTCCTTAATTGTTAGAATGGTTAAAGGCAAGAAGGGAATGattgacttgaaagattctcttggaccaggctttctttttttttttttttaattaagagaAGATCAGACAAAAGCCTCATTGCtctgcttttttctttttttgaattgTGCGCATTGCTTTTGTTCAGCAAATAAAAGTAAAGATTACATAAGAGAACGGGAGGGGGAAGAAGAAAGATGAGGGCGGAAGAAGTTCCAAAAGTTATTGAAAGATAATATTTCTGTATTTTAGAGCCACAAGATCAGTCCATTCattcaaaataaaaatcgaaAGGATAAGCCCCAGCATATTATATTCTAAATTGCAGAATTTACATATATTACTTTGCTGATTAGTAGTTTGCCTTTTAttgttagttaatttattttaattacttaattactttttatttattctttttgaaaaatttttgtcttATATTGCTTTTCGTATATAgtagatttactattttatatctagatttctttatttgcatgcataaaaaaattttctactttcTATAGTCTGGTGATCTACTGCTTTCTATaggttagaataatttactactttatataattagtgatttttTGCTTCCTAAGTAGATTAGATTCTTTACTTTTATTTAGATTACGTAGttatcttttattcttaactatgagattactttatttgcatagtgagtagttatcttatttattattatctattattcctagtgatttactgcttttcatagcttagaataatttattacccTAAAAGTAAATTTAATTTGTTGCTTTATTTGTAGGCTACCTACTTGCtttttaatcttagcattatttactttctatttaattagatttactaGATTTTCTCATACCTAATTAAGCTAATTTAAAACTCACCTCTTATTCCTTTTTGCTtaaagataatataatataaaaagaatataaagacaccacataacacttgactaatataaataaactaattaaattttaaaagctacttaacatgtttggacactttttctttttacattgcatattttcataaaaaatcttaaggGCAAAATCTTAATCAACATAAGGTAGGGATTTCATCACACTTCCTTGACCCATAAAACACCATCTTGCAATTGTATTGACCTAAAACTTCTAATATAAAATCGATTAGACGTTGACCCTTAAAGATCCTCGAGCTCAGTAGGACAAAAAATCCTAAAAGTTGGATCGGGCTcaggttagtcagtttaactggtgtctagaaaagtggtttagGGATTACGTCCCGAAGAAAGGTTGTTCATTAATTAATTCCGTTCGCTTACCTGATCAatacagttggtgtctaaggaaagcaacagggtacccccaccaaccttacatttATCTAGCTAGTTGAGCGGCTAATCTGCttcttggagtgcttgaaggtgaccttgacagttaggagctatctagatctaggataatCCATAGATAAGATTAATTGAACCACTTGATTGTtaactaaaaatatcaaatctaattaattcttctctatcttcttagcattagaactccttaggttctcttctttagaactcttttccctcctccttttctcctcttctctttcaaaaaaaaatttttttgttgaaattAAAACTCGAGATCTTTTGGGTGTATGCTAGGACGCCGATCATTACAACCTGATTTACACCCATTAGACTTAGAGCTAGAAAGAATGAATTGAGTAAAccaaatcaaaatcatggatccAAAACAAGAGACTGACCCACCAAGATAATTGAGGAAGTATTTTACTCCCTCATCTTACACCTACTCGCCATATATCCAGCCTCCTCCTATGGAGGTGGCACAATACGAAATCAGATCTAGTATTATTCAAATGCTACCATCATTCTATAGACAGATGAATGAGGATCTATATAAACACTTGgacgaatttcttgagatatgctccatagtaaaaatccaaaacttctctgatgatgccctcagattgaaactattttttttttcacttaaagacaaagtcaagcattggttaaactccctagattccataatcattttaacttgagaccatcttcagagagaattcctcaagaaatacttctcaattaaaaaaataaatcaaattagaaaagccatcactGGTTTTTGTCAattggatggtgaactttttcatgagatatgagaaatgtTAAGAGACCTTATTCATAAATGCCCCCACCACGCTGTCCTCAAATGGCAACTTGTTCAGTGTTTCtatgatggtctatcagagaaacaccgataaatgatcgatgcatcgtgtggtgggatatttttgctaaagagtgaggataagGTTTGGCAGCTTTTTGAAACACTTAATGAGAACTCCCTGCATCATATCTCTGCcatctctagagaacaacccatgtctcAATAGAAAAGAGCTGGAATCTATCAAATTGGAAAcattatggatatccacagtaagataGATGAGTTAtctcaaaaattagaccgtcttctgaaTAGTGGACACTCTTCGACTCTACCTAACATAGTCCAagatgtttgtgcattgtgtgcaagtctgacccattttattagtgaatacccaaccgcacctcaatttcctgagtttgtgcacgagcaggtccaATAAGCTCAAAACCAACAAGCTCGTAGATCAGAAAATAATTCATATTTCGAACACTTATAATCCCGACTGGAGAAACCACCCAAATTTTTCTTGAAGACTAtagccagtggttggccctgctgtACCTAGACCTAACTATCAGGACCCGATATATagacatggaccataccatcagtttcaaaatgctcctcaaccgtctatcatcggtcacagctcagcttttgaggagaaggttctaaaagcactagaatgattagaagtcaacacccaaacccttaactcccacatgcaatctattgctaagctagagatccaaataggttaactagCAACCAcagtcagtaggagggaaggagaaaaattacctagccaatctgAGAGCAATCCGAAAGGGTAATTCATAGTTGAGAGCTTCAATAATCCAGATATCTTTTTTGATCATGCCAAATTAATCATAACTCTAAAAAATGGGAAGGTCGTTGAACACATGAGTAAAACCAATAAGACTTACCCTAGACCTCTGACCAAGTctgaatcacccaagaacaaacaGGACCCAAAAGTAGAGAATAGACCAACTGCACTGGAAtcaccttacttgcctaaagcccctactcctgcagataagaagggaggaagactcgacgagatgttagaattatttaagcaagtccaaattaatctcccccttctagatgcaatcaaacaggtctcaGCTtacgtaaaatttttgaaaaaattatgcacTCAGAAACGTAAATCCCGATCATAACtctcaaagaaagtatgcctcaccgaATAAGCTGGCTCTATATTCCATCACACTATCCCTCCAAAGCTTAAATATCTAGGTACCACTATCATTTCTTGCATTATAGGAGACTTTCATATCAAACAAGCTCTCCTGGATCTAGGGGCCAATGTGAACCTTTTACCTAGCTCGATTTATGAACTTTTGAGTTTAGAGAACTGAAACCCATGTCGGTCACTTTacagttagctgatagatcaattaagacaccacatGGGATGATCGAAGATGTTTtggtcaagatagatgagttctatttttcagttgattttttggttcttGACATAGAACTGAGTGGCAATCCAAGgcaaattttcattatcttaggcagacccttcctagctacggcaaatgcatgcatcaattgtaggacaggagtcatggacgtatcgtttgagaATAAAAagttgagactgaatgtgttcaaTACATCCCAGGGACCATCAACTAATAGTTGCTTCGAGATAGATACATTCGAGGACATCATAGAGGAAGCAACATAAATGATTTTTGCACATGATTCTCGAGAAACCCACTTGACGCACTTTGGAGTGGATGACTGTGATATGGAGAGAGATAGCGAAGAAGTAAATATTCTAGTTGATATATCAAATGCTGAAACTACTCCCCCTtgaacaatcaagtatgagccattgtccGCATTAGCCAATACATCCACAGTCCcatcattagaatcaccacctgcaATAAAATTAAAGCCACTTCCAGCCGcactcaagtatgcattcctaggacctaatgacaccctcccagtgatcattgcatcagacttgaccccggatcagaaagcacaattggttggtgttcTGAAGGAAAATAAAGAGACTATCGACTAGTCCATTGTCGATctaaaaagaattgacccctccatctatatgcaccatattcattgtgAGGCAGATGCCAACCCCATCGAGACATGCAGACGAGACTGAACCCAAACATGCAAGAAGTAGTGAAGAAAGAAGtggtaaaatggttagatgctggaatcatctaccccatatccgatagtaaatggattAGTCCtacccaagtagtacctaagaaatcaggtattactatggtggagaatgaagaaggtgaattgtTCCCCACTCGCACACCATCTAGCTGGCGAGTATGCATTGACTATAGGAAACTAAACGCTGTTACTATaaaggaccatttttcattacccttcgtcgaccaaatcttagaacagCTAGTGGGTCaacattttttctattttctagatgGTTATTCAAGGTACAATCAGATACCTATATTTTCAGATGACCAAGAGAAAATCACCTTCACTTGTCCTTATGGCACTTTCGCTTTTCGACATATGCCGTTCgagctctgcaatgcacccgctacatttcaacgatgCATTTTGTTCATTTTTtcagatatggtggacaaatatctcgaaattttatggatgatttctccatatttagaaccacctttgaggattatcTTCATAACCTCTCCAAAGTCCTTAAGCACTGCATGAAAACAAATCTAAttttaagttgggaaaagagccatttcatggttcgaAAAGAAATCATATTGGGACATATTGTTTCTGAAAGGAAGATTAAGGTAGACAAAGCCAaaattgaggtcatttcaaaactactacCCCCCACTTCAattcgacaaatacgatccttcgtAGGTCATGCTAGATTTTACAGATGCTTCATTAAAGATTTTAGCAAAATATCGAGACCCTTGTGCCATCTGCTAGCCAAAGACACGCCATTtgtctttaatgaagaatgtctaCAAGCCTTTCACATATTACGaacagtcctgacaacagcacccataataaaatctCCTGATTCGTCCTTCTCATTTAAAATCATGTGTGACACTTTTGATTTCGCAATAGGagccatcttaggtcaaagaatcaataaggagccacatgtgatctattacgcTAGCAAAACTCTATTCGATGCCCAATTGAACTACACCAcaatagaaaaagagctactagcggtGGTATTCATCcttgataaattttattcatatctgttagggtctaagattctagtatattctgatcatgcggctctaaaACATCTGctttcaaagaaagatactaaaccacgattgatcagatggattcttctgcttcaagaatttgatctaaaaatctgactctgaaacatctgctctcaaagaaagatactaaactatgattaatcagatggatccttctacttcaaaaatttgatctagaaattcgAGACAAGAAGGATTTCGAAAATATGATCGCTGATCATATTTTTAGAATCTTAGTTGGTCATACAATGAGTATAAATGAAGTTTAGGAGAAATTTTCTAACAAATAATTTTTTGCAACTTCCTCTGATCAAATCTCATGGTTTGCCCACATCGTTAACTATTTAGCAACAGGACAAGTTTCTCTCTATTGGATAAAATAGGAGAAGGATCGATTCTTCTCATAGATCAAACATTATTATTGAGAGAAATTCGAATCGTTCAAACATTATTCTAACTAAGTGATTCGACGCTATGTCCCTGAgagtgagtatcaaagtatacaTACCTTTGTCACTCTCATGCATACGGGAGACATTTCAATGGGAAGAGAACGACCGTGAAAGTATTACAAAGTGAGTTTTACTGACCGATATTGTTTATGGATGCACATAAATTGCCTTGAGTGCTTGCATTGTCAAcagacaaaaaatatttttaaaaaagatatgaTGTCCCTATCTTTCATTTTAGTCATAGAAGTTTTTGATATTTACGGAATCGATTTTATAGGCCCCTTTCCTCCATCCTATGGATACGAATATATTTTGATTGCGGTAGATTACGTATCTAAATGGGTTGAGGCTATGGCAACCAGGACGAATGATCACAAGGTGGTAATCAAATTCATCTAATAGAACATCTTAAGTCGATTCGGTTGCCCAAGGTCAATTATTAGTGACGGGGGTGCACACTTCACGAATAGACactttgaaagtttaatgaaGACATACGGAATCACTCACAAAGTTTCACACCATATCACCTCCAAACTAGTGGCCAAGTGAAagtctccaatagggagatcaaacgaattcttgagaagatggttagacctgatcgaaaagattggtctggacgattagacgatgcattatgggcctaccATACTGCATATAGGACTCCAATAGGAATATCTCCTTATCGGCTTATTTTTGAAAAAGCCTACCATCTGCAAGTCGAGCTAGAATACCATGCATTTTAGGTTATaaagtaatttaattttgatatgaaaaatatgagtAGTAATAGGAGACTATAATTGAACGAATTAGAAGAGCTACACAATGAAGCATACGAGAG is a genomic window containing:
- the LOC140852920 gene encoding uncharacterized protein, encoding MREGERIVVECNQLGQPIKKAACLLTSFLGTVARRPQLCPLGYAKWNDMLPTYKVELLRVIESKFVLPPSTHDFVMKSLNRKWKEYKAQLKKDYMRQGMTEEEVARNCPPDVPPHQWMELVHYWFSERAQTYSAIGRAARAAQSVPHTSGSKSYARLRQEFEDEHGREPGQVEFYRMTHTHQDGTFVRDESRDLYERATSLIAERDDESAASTQQSRIEAEVFTELMGPERYGRVRGYGVGVTPTQLSEVSRYTQHAATDAQDSRVRRLEVEIQEIRQSRAAEMEEMRQSRAEMQAMRGQIDRLTSLLEMYGSSQAPGISGTHRDSGTSRGDNDDHPPAD